A single window of Watersipora subatra chromosome 9, tzWatSuba1.1, whole genome shotgun sequence DNA harbors:
- the LOC137404266 gene encoding MAM and LDL-receptor class A domain-containing protein 1-like, with amino-acid sequence MTSTTTTPTTMTTTPTPPNNEITVQNGVTGDIKSLNYPDPYTYPTSYTHKWEIRSAGSMSAQLNSTKRIQLSIREFITEASFDQVTVVDPLTGDNIAVLSGNVNAQSFYSSGPEMDVSFTTNDNVALKGFYMTWYEMDIPTTTTKSTTILTTTIGPPTTPHERGHSNCNFDAGFCEYKQRSSTLRWQIVSSVAPGEVTTRVPSRDKTTGTGDFAFVDSSAPVSDNVAQLYTDFIIENPNSCHSVRFQYSIAGNTPGSLTLKLMTTSEDVVKDLWSSDQATNGWTEATVNFRHFAAFKLMFEARRVDSQGGSDFALDDVVIPSTGCSDAPLVPPSSDSTATESPDGLVTDIEGQSGEITSPNYPSVYPADFEHMWRIMVADNSTIKITVLSFLTEPADDRLTAKEKDNITELFSLDGVLLPPEVYMSTTNQVSLTFTTDSDRDEIGWRILWEEVSSMTTSSSATPPTTTPSSYGLDLFCTFDDNQLCQMTNDGATDLLWNFQQGSSPNSPTSGPSKDSTGNSANGYAYINSQDPTSNGDKVASLQTPPIYSFLGCYRVLFAYHAFGSNLASIALYTAATGPNAGEPVERWISDSSSSSNWRSAEVFIQMSGEFQLVWRGKRVKTEAGEFGGGDLAIDDVTVTECTSSDLTTAAPTQLPFLNGGSTILTGTSGDIISKNYPSPYPNDYSHTWDITGDESEKVVSLIVMDFNTEECCDKVVIMDPVDGSILATLSGTVEPKNIIQSPSNRMTIKFGETDNAIAATGFHFTWFLAGKPLETSTGVTDPVTTVSTTLEEVDSASAIISPTDYQSWIPILFVCVLIVILAIIACVYVRKRNAAKSKVSSSKEYLNEDPPQLREDFEGTAPATTYPRPDPYYSVPFNGIGYASRPHSQAGDSGHYSLPPYDHNNVINPLKKKSKSGYHLSENGQLANGRRKKTKKLQSFKGDKYMGRRSSNSGIVSLPDGEGNTTPVGVNSTPLSTQRDPYVENE; translated from the exons GTGGTGGACCCGCTGACTGGTGATAACATCGCTGTCCTGTCTGGCAATGTCAATGCTCAATCTTTTTACTCTTCTGGCCCGGAAATGGATGTCAGTTTTACTACCAATGATAATGTTGCTCTCAAAGGGTTTTACATGACTTGGTACGAAATGGATATTCCAACTACAACCACAAAATCTACAACAATACTAACTACAACCATTGGTCCACCAACAACACCCCATG AGCGAGGCCACTCCAACTGCAATTTTGATGCTGGGTTCTGTGAGTACAAGCAGAGGTCATCTACGTTGAGATGGCAAATTGTGTCCAGTGTTGCACCGGGTGAAGTAACGACACGAGTTCCCTCACGAGATAAAACTACTGGCACTGGAGACTTTGCCTTCGTCGACAGCTCTGCTCCA gtTTCAGATAATGTGGCGCAGCTGTACACAGACTTCATCATTGAAAACCCCAACTCTTGTCATTCAGTGAGGTTTCAGTACAGCATTGCTGGAAATACGCCCGGCAGCCTCACCTTGAAACTGATGACCACGTCTGAAGATGTCGTGAAGGACCTCTGGTCTAGTGATCAAGCTACTAATGGTTGGACAGAGGCTACTGTCAACTTTCGACACTTTGCTGCTTTCAAG TTGATGTTTGAAGCGAGAAGAGTTGACAGCCAGGGTGGTAGTGACTTTGCCTTAGATGATGTTGTTATACCAAGTACTGGGTGCAGTGATGCTCCTCTTGTTCCTCCTTCATCAGATAGCACTGCTACTG AGAGTCCTGATGGACTGGTTACAGACATCGAAGGTCAGTCCGGTGAGATTACCTCTCCCAATTATCCGTCAGTATATCCAGCTGACTTCGAGCACATGTGGAGAATCATGGTGGCAGACAACTCTACCATCAAGATCACAGTCCTCAGTTTTCTAACTGAACCAGCTGATGATAGGCTTACG GCCAAAGAGAAAGATAATATTACAGAGTTGTTCAGCCTTGATGGGGTTCTCCTACCCCCTGAAGTCTATATGTCCACTACCAACCAAGTCTCACTTACATTCACCACAGACTCTGACAGGGATGAAATTGGCTGGAGAATTCTTTGGGAAGAAGTTTCATCTATGACAACATCATCATCCGCTACCCCACCAACAACCACACCTTCTT ctTACGGACTCGACTTGTTCTGCACCTTCGATGACAACCAACTTTGTCAGATGACAAATGATGGTGCGACAGATTTGCTCTGGAACTTTCAACAAGGCTCCTCACCAAACTCTCCTACCTCTGGCCCAAGCAAAGACAGTACGGGCAATTCAGCTAATGGCTATGCATACATCAACAGTCAAGATCCAACA AGCAATGGTGACAAAGTTGCTTCATTACAGACGCCTCCAATTTACAGCTTTCTTGGATGCTATAGAGTGCTTTTTGCTTATCATGCGTTTGGCAGCAATCTGGCCTCTATTGCCTTGTACACGGCAGCTACGGGTCCAAATG CCGGAGAGCCTGTAGAAAGATGGATATCTGACAGTTCTTCGAGTTCTAATTGGAGGAGTGCTGAGGTGTTCATCCAAATGAGCGGAGAGTTTCAGCTTGTATGGCGGGGCAAACGAGTCAAAACAGAAGCGGGAGAGTTTGGTGGAGGAGACCTAGCTATCGATGATGTCACCGTAACTGAATGCACTTCATCCGACTTGACTACAGCAGCACCGACACAACTTCCTTTCT TGAACGGAGGCTCAACCATTCTGACAGGCACTTCTGGTGACATTATTTCTAAGAACTACCCGTCTCCATACCCGAATGACTACAGCCACACCTGGGACATCACGGGAGATGAGAGTGAGAAGGTTGTATCTTTGATTGTCATGGATTTCAACACAGAGGAGTGTTGTGATAAAGTTGTG ATTATGGACCCGGTAGATGGGAGCATTCTTGCTACGCTATCTGGTACTGTAGAACCGAAAAATATCATCCAGTCTCCTAGCAACAGAATGACCATCAAATTTGGAGAAACCGACAACGCAATTGCTGCCACTGGATTTCATTTTACTTGGTTCTTAGCTGGCAAGCCTTTAGAGACAAGCACCGGAGTAACAGATCCAGTGACTACTGTATCTACCACTCTTGAAGAGGTTGACAGCGCTTCGGCCATAATTTCTC CCACTGACTATCAGTCTTGGATACCGATTCTCTTCGTCTGTGTACTGATCGTCATCCTTGCTATCATTGCCTGTGTCTACGTGCGAAAGAGGAATGCTGCCAAATCTAAAGTCTCTTCTTCAAAGGAATATCTTAATGAAG ATCCACCACAACTACGAGAAGATTTTGAAGGAACTGCACCGGCTACAACTTATCCTAGACCAGACCCTTACTACAGCGTTCCATTTAACGGCATTG GATATGCATCACGACCCCACAGCCAAGCTGGAGACAGTGGGCACTATAGCCTTCCACCTTATGATCATAATAATGTCATCAATCCTCTTAAAAAGAAATCCAAAAGTGGCTACCACTTGAGTGAAAATG GTCAGCTCGCCAACGGACGGcgcaaaaaaacaaaaaagcttCAATCCTTCAAAGGTGACAAATATATGGGACGACGATCTAGTAACAGCGGCATTGTCTCACTGCCAGATGGTGAAGGAAACACAACTCCGGTAGGCGTCAACTCAACTCCACTTAGCACTCAAAGAGACCCCTACGTCGAAAATGAGTAG